The proteins below are encoded in one region of Lactuca sativa cultivar Salinas chromosome 3, Lsat_Salinas_v11, whole genome shotgun sequence:
- the LOC111915011 gene encoding hydroquinone glucosyltransferase: MEKTHHIAILPSPGMGHLIPMAEFAKRLVKHHPISVTIIIPTTGTPPKAQISVLESLPEDIHHLFLPSVNIEGLPEGTRPELQISFIMQSSLSSLRDALISLKSRTNLVALVFDMFGHDSMEVAKELCLLNFLFFPMNAMALSFTFILPKLDEETSCEYKELPDPVKVPGSITFPGHELMAPVQIRTDEVYKGYLLLSKRLTLLDGILVNSFEELEEETFRVLNTGVAGQTPIYPIGPLIQSAPSNGSNPHDCIKWLDNQPDGSVVLVSFGSGGTLSLEQIHELALGLENSGHRFLWIVRSPDEKASNASFFTASSQTDPLGFLPEGFLARTVTQGLIVPSWAPQIEILSHKATGGFLTHCGWNSTLESIVHGVPMIAWPLYAEQHMNAKVMTEALCLALRAETDENGMVRKEVIEKVVKELMEGYEGKKISQRMSELKVAANKALVNGGSSMESLSKFAQQLKK, from the coding sequence ATGGAGAAAACACATCACATAGCCATTCTTCCTAGTCCAGGAATGGGTCACCTTATTCCAATGGCAGAATTCGCTAAGCGACTCGTCAAACACCACCCCATCTCGGTCACTATCATCATCCCTACGACCGGAACTCCTCCCAAAGCTCAAATATCCGTCCTTGAATCCTTACCGGAAGACATACACcacttgtttcttccatctgtaaACATTGAGGGGTTACCGGAGGGTACCCGGCCTGAGCTTCAAATTTCGTTCATCATGCAATCGAGTCTTTCAAGTCTCCGAGATGCTTTAATTTCTTTAAAATCAAGAACCAACTTGGTAGCTCTAGTGTTTGACATGTTTGGACATGATTCAATGGAAGTTGCAAAAGAGCTTTGCCTACTTAACTTCTTGTTCTTTCCAATGAATGCCATGGCTTTGTCCTTCACTTTTATATTGCCAAAGCTCGATGAAGAAACATCTTGCGAGTATAAAGAGCTACCTGATCCAGTTAAAGTACCGGGCTCTATAACTTTTCCTGGGCATGAGCTCATGGCTCCAGTTCAAATCCGCACCGATGAAGTCTACAAAGGATATCTTTTGCTTTCCAAGCGATTGACTTTGCTTGATGGCATCTTGGTGAATAGTTTTGAGGAGTTAGAAGAAGAAACCTTTCGAGTTTTGAATACCGGAGTTGCTGGGCAAACACCCATTTACCCGATCGGACCATTGATTCAGTCAGCTCCAAGCAATGGGTCCAACCCGCATGATTGTATAAAGTGGTTGGATAATCAACCAGATGGATCTGTGGTGCTTGTGTCTTTTGGAAGCGGTGGGACACTTTCATTAGAACAGATTCATGAGCTAGCCCTTGGGTTAGAGAATAGTGGCCACAGGTTTTTATGGATAGTAAGAAGCCCAgatgaaaaggcttcaaatgcttCCTTTTTTACTGCTTCTAGTCAGACTGACCCTTTAGGGTTTTTACCAGAAGGGTTTTTGGCCAGGACTGTAACACAAGGTTTAATAGTGCCATCATGGGCTCCACAAATTGAAATACTGAGTCACAAGGCAACCGGTGGATTCTTGACTCATTGTGGTTGGAACTCTACTCTAGAAAGCATAGTTCATGGCGTTCCAATGATTGCTTGGCCTCTTTATGCGGAGCAACATATGAATGCTAAAGTGATGACTGAAGCGCTTTGCTTGGCTTTAAGAGCTGAAACTGACGAGAATGGTATGGTTCGAAAAGAGGTGATTGAGAAAGTTGTGAAGGAGCTAATGGAGGGATACGAAGGAAAGAAGATATCTCAAAGAATGAGTGAACTAAAGGTTGCTGCCAATAAAGCTCTAGTTAACGGTGGGTCCTCTATGGAGTCATTATCGAAGTTTGCACAACAgttaaagaaatga